A window of the Mus pahari chromosome 1, PAHARI_EIJ_v1.1, whole genome shotgun sequence genome harbors these coding sequences:
- the Pcgf6 gene encoding polycomb group RING finger protein 6 isoform X4, with product MDEAETDATENKRASEAKRASAMPPPPPPPPPISPPALIPAPAAGEEGPASLGQAGAAGCSRSRPPALEPERSLGRLRGRFEDYDEDLEEEEEMEEEEEEEEDMSHFSLRLESGRADSEDEEERLINLVELTPYILCSICKGYLIDATTITECLHTFCKSCIVRHFYYSNRCPKCNIVVHQTQPLYNIRLDRQLQDIVYKLVINLEEREKKQMHDFYKERGLEVPKPVLMKTPDILSHWKRSLCVFQEKQLLGMLKNFLEEKWVLIQLVRYHLWGSLIGAVPNSTRNPTCNR from the exons ATGGACGAGGCTGAGACGGACGCCACGGAAAACAAGCGCGCCTCTGAGGCCAAGCGAGCCTCAGCCatgccgccgccaccaccacctccgCCTCCCATCTCTCCGCCTGCCCTCATCCCGGCACCCGCGGCCGGTGAGGAGGGCCCGGCGTCCCTGGGCCAGGCGGGCGCTGCCGGCTGCTCTCGCTCTCGGCCCCCGGCGTTGGAGCCCGAGCGCAGCCTGGGCCGCTTGAGAGGCCGCTTCGAGGACTACGATGAGGatttggaagaggaggaggagatggaggaggaagaggaggaggaggaagacatgaGCCACTTCTCTCTGCGTCTGGAGTCCGGACGGGCGGACtccgaggacgaggaggag CGCCTGATTAACCTTGTTGAGCTGACCCCGTACATCCTGTGTTCCATTTGCAAAGGTTACTTGATAGATGCAACTACCATTACAGAATGTCTTCATACCT TTTGTAAAAGCTGCATTGTGAGACATTTTTACTATAGTAACAGATGCCCCAAATGCAACATAGTTGTCCACCAGACTCAGCCTCTTTATAACATAAG gtTGGATCGGCAGTTACAAGACATAGTATACAAATTAGTGATCAATCTAGAGGAAA gagaaaaaaagcaaatgcATGACTTCTACAAAGAAAGAGGTCTGGAAGTCCCTAAGCCTG tGCTAATGAAGACACCGGACATTTTAAg cCATTGGAAAAGAAGTTTGTGCGTGTTTCAGGAGAAGCAACTATTGGGCATGTTGAAAaatttcttagaagaaaaatggGTCTTGATCCAGCTTGTCAG ATATCATCTGTGGGGATCACTTATTGGAGCGGTACCAAACTCTACGAGAAATCCGACGTGCAATAGGTGA
- the Pcgf6 gene encoding polycomb group RING finger protein 6 isoform X1 has product MDEAETDATENKRASEAKRASAMPPPPPPPPPISPPALIPAPAAGEEGPASLGQAGAAGCSRSRPPALEPERSLGRLRGRFEDYDEDLEEEEEMEEEEEEEEDMSHFSLRLESGRADSEDEEERLINLVELTPYILCSICKGYLIDATTITECLHTFCKSCIVRHFYYSNRCPKCNIVVHQTQPLYNIRLDRQLQDIVYKLVINLEEREKKQMHDFYKERGLEVPKPAAPQPVPSSKGRTKKVLESVFRIPPELDMSLLLEFIGANEDTGHFKHSLRFEPLEKKFVRVSGEATIGHVEKFLRRKMGLDPACQVDIICGDHLLERYQTLREIRRAIGDTAMQDGLLVLHYGLVVSPLKIT; this is encoded by the exons ATGGACGAGGCTGAGACGGACGCCACGGAAAACAAGCGCGCCTCTGAGGCCAAGCGAGCCTCAGCCatgccgccgccaccaccacctccgCCTCCCATCTCTCCGCCTGCCCTCATCCCGGCACCCGCGGCCGGTGAGGAGGGCCCGGCGTCCCTGGGCCAGGCGGGCGCTGCCGGCTGCTCTCGCTCTCGGCCCCCGGCGTTGGAGCCCGAGCGCAGCCTGGGCCGCTTGAGAGGCCGCTTCGAGGACTACGATGAGGatttggaagaggaggaggagatggaggaggaagaggaggaggaggaagacatgaGCCACTTCTCTCTGCGTCTGGAGTCCGGACGGGCGGACtccgaggacgaggaggag CGCCTGATTAACCTTGTTGAGCTGACCCCGTACATCCTGTGTTCCATTTGCAAAGGTTACTTGATAGATGCAACTACCATTACAGAATGTCTTCATACCT TTTGTAAAAGCTGCATTGTGAGACATTTTTACTATAGTAACAGATGCCCCAAATGCAACATAGTTGTCCACCAGACTCAGCCTCTTTATAACATAAG gtTGGATCGGCAGTTACAAGACATAGTATACAAATTAGTGATCAATCTAGAGGAAA gagaaaaaaagcaaatgcATGACTTCTACAAAGAAAGAGGTCTGGAAGTCCCTAAGCCTG CTGCTCCACAGCCAGTCCCTTCAAGCAAAGGAAGAACCAAGAAGGTCCTAGAGTCAGTGTTTCGTATTCCACCTGAACTTGATATGTCTTTATTACTTGAGTTCATTGG tGCTAATGAAGACACCGGACATTTTAAg CATTCACTGAGATTTGAG cCATTGGAAAAGAAGTTTGTGCGTGTTTCAGGAGAAGCAACTATTGGGCATGTTGAAAaatttcttagaagaaaaatggGTCTTGATCCAGCTTGTCAG GTAGATATCATCTGTGGGGATCACTTATTGGAGCGGTACCAAACTCTACGAGAAATCCGACGTGCAATAGGTGATACAGCAATGCAG GATGGTCTGCTTGTTCTTCATTATGGTCTTGTggtttctcctttaaaaataacttga
- the Pcgf6 gene encoding polycomb group RING finger protein 6 isoform X2, translating to MDEAETDATENKRASEAKRASAMPPPPPPPPPISPPALIPAPAAGEEGPASLGQAGAAGCSRSRPPALEPERSLGRLRGRFEDYDEDLEEEEEMEEEEEEEEDMSHFSLRLESGRADSEDEEERLINLVELTPYILCSICKGYLIDATTITECLHTFCKSCIVRHFYYSNRCPKCNIVVHQTQPLYNIRLDRQLQDIVYKLVINLEEREKKQMHDFYKERGLEVPKPAAPQPVPSSKGRTKKVLESVFRIPPELDMSLLLEFIGANEDTGHFKPLEKKFVRVSGEATIGHVEKFLRRKMGLDPACQVDIICGDHLLERYQTLREIRRAIGDTAMQDGLLVLHYGLVVSPLKIT from the exons ATGGACGAGGCTGAGACGGACGCCACGGAAAACAAGCGCGCCTCTGAGGCCAAGCGAGCCTCAGCCatgccgccgccaccaccacctccgCCTCCCATCTCTCCGCCTGCCCTCATCCCGGCACCCGCGGCCGGTGAGGAGGGCCCGGCGTCCCTGGGCCAGGCGGGCGCTGCCGGCTGCTCTCGCTCTCGGCCCCCGGCGTTGGAGCCCGAGCGCAGCCTGGGCCGCTTGAGAGGCCGCTTCGAGGACTACGATGAGGatttggaagaggaggaggagatggaggaggaagaggaggaggaggaagacatgaGCCACTTCTCTCTGCGTCTGGAGTCCGGACGGGCGGACtccgaggacgaggaggag CGCCTGATTAACCTTGTTGAGCTGACCCCGTACATCCTGTGTTCCATTTGCAAAGGTTACTTGATAGATGCAACTACCATTACAGAATGTCTTCATACCT TTTGTAAAAGCTGCATTGTGAGACATTTTTACTATAGTAACAGATGCCCCAAATGCAACATAGTTGTCCACCAGACTCAGCCTCTTTATAACATAAG gtTGGATCGGCAGTTACAAGACATAGTATACAAATTAGTGATCAATCTAGAGGAAA gagaaaaaaagcaaatgcATGACTTCTACAAAGAAAGAGGTCTGGAAGTCCCTAAGCCTG CTGCTCCACAGCCAGTCCCTTCAAGCAAAGGAAGAACCAAGAAGGTCCTAGAGTCAGTGTTTCGTATTCCACCTGAACTTGATATGTCTTTATTACTTGAGTTCATTGG tGCTAATGAAGACACCGGACATTTTAAg cCATTGGAAAAGAAGTTTGTGCGTGTTTCAGGAGAAGCAACTATTGGGCATGTTGAAAaatttcttagaagaaaaatggGTCTTGATCCAGCTTGTCAG GTAGATATCATCTGTGGGGATCACTTATTGGAGCGGTACCAAACTCTACGAGAAATCCGACGTGCAATAGGTGATACAGCAATGCAG GATGGTCTGCTTGTTCTTCATTATGGTCTTGTggtttctcctttaaaaataacttga
- the Ina gene encoding alpha-internexin → MSFGSEHYLCSASSYRKVFGDGSRLSARLSGGPGGSGSFRSQSLSRSNVASTAACSSASSLGLGLAYRRLPASDGLDLSQAAARTNEYKIIRTNEKEQLQGLNDRFAVFIEKVHQLETQNRALEAELAALRQRHAEPSRVGELFQRELRELRAQLEEASSARAQALLERDGLAEEVQRLRARCEEESRGREGAERALKAQQRDVDGATLARLDLEKKVESLLDELAFVRQVHDEEVAELLATLQASSQAAAEVDVAVAKPDLTSALREIRAQYESLAAKNLQSAEEWYKSKFANLNEQAARSTEAIRASREEIHEYRRQLQARTIEIEGLRGANESLERQILELEERHSAEVAGYQDSIGQLESDLRNTKSEMARHLREYQDLLNVKMALDIEIAAYRKLLEGEETRFSTGGLSISGLNPLPNPSYLLPPRILSSTASKVSSAGLTLKKEEEEEEEEASKEVSKKTSKAGEGFEETLEETVVSTKKTGKSTTEESTSSSQKM, encoded by the exons ATGAGCTTCGGATCAGAGCACTACCTGTGCTCCGCCTCCTCCTACCGCAAGGTGTTCGGGGACGGCTCGCGCCTCTCCGCGCGCCTGTCCGGGGGGCCCGGAGGCTCGGGCAGCTTCCGCTCGCAGTCGCTGTCCCGCAGCAATGTGGCCTCCACGGCCGCCTGCTCCTCGGCCTCGTCTCTCGGCCTGGGCCTGGCCTACCGCCGCCTGCCGGCCTCCGACGGGCTGGACCTGAGCCAGGCGGCGGCGCGCACCAACGAGTACAAGATCATCCGCACTAACGAGAAGGAGCAGCTGCAGGGCCTCAACGACCGCTTCGCGGTGTTCATCGAGAAGGTGCACCAGCTGGAGACGCAGAACCGCGCGCTCGAGGCCGAGCTGGCCGCGCTGCGCCAGCGCCACGCCGAGCCGTCGCGCGTCGGCGAGCTCTTCCAGCGCGAGCTGCGCGAGCTGCGCGCGCAGCTGGAGGAGGCGAGCTCGGCGCGCGCGCAGGCCCTGCTGGAGCGCGACGGACTGGCCGAGGAGGTGCAGCGACTGCGGGCGCGCTGCGAGGAGGAGAGCCGCGGGCGCGAAGGCGCCGAGCGCGCCCTGAAGGCGCAGCAGCGCGACGTGGACGGCGCCACCCTGGCCCGCCTGGATCTGGAGAAGAAGGTGGAGTCGCTGCTGGACGAGCTGGCTTTCGTGCGCCAGGTGCACGACGAGGAGGTGGCCGAGCTCCTGGCCACGCTGCAGGCGTCTTCGCAAGCCGCCGCCGAGGTGGACGTGGCCGTGGCGAAACCAGACCTGACTTCGGCGCTGAGGGAGATCCGCGCCCAGTATGAGTCCCTGGCCGCTAAGAACCTGCAGTCCGCCGAGGAGTGGTACAAGTCCAAGTTCGCCAACCTGAACGAGCAGGCTGCGCGCAGCACCGAAGCCATCCGAGCCAGCCGAGAGGAGATCCACGAGTACCGGCGCCAGCTCCAGGCACGTACCATTGAGATCGAGGGTCTGCGCGGAGCCAATGAGTCCCTGGAGAGGCAGATCTTGGAACTGGAGGAGCGGCATAGCGCTGAGGTGGCCGGCTACCAG GACAGCATTGGGCAGCTGGAGAGTGACCTGAGGAACACAAAAAGCGAGATGGCACGCCACCTTCGGGAATACCAGGATTTGCTCAATGTCAAAATGGCCCTTGACATTGAGATAGCAGCTTACAG GAAGCTCCTGGAAGGTGAAGAGACTCGGTTTAGCACCGGTGGGTTAAGCATCTCAGGGCTGAATCCATTGCCCAATCCCAGTTATTTGCTCCCTCCCAGAATCCTTAGCTCTACAGCCTCCAAAGTCTCATCCGCCGGGCTGACCctgaaaaaggaggaggaagaggaggaggaggaggcttctAAGGAAGTCAGTAAGAAAACATCCAAGGCAGGGGAAGGTTTTGAAGAGACACTGGAGGAAACGGTAGTATCTACGAAGAAAACCGGAAAGTCGACTACAGAGGAAAGCACCAGTTCAAGCCAAAAAATGTAA
- the Pcgf6 gene encoding polycomb group RING finger protein 6 isoform X3 yields MDEAETDATENKRASEAKRASAMPPPPPPPPPISPPALIPAPAAGEEGPASLGQAGAAGCSRSRPPALEPERSLGRLRGRFEDYDEDLEEEEEMEEEEEEEEDMSHFSLRLESGRADSEDEEERLINLVELTPYILCSICKGYLIDATTITECLHTFCKSCIVRHFYYSNRCPKCNIVVHQTQPLYNIRLDRQLQDIVYKLVINLEEREKKQMHDFYKERGLEVPKPAAPQPVPSSKGRTKKVLESVFRIPPELDMSLLLEFIGANEDTGHFKHSLRFEPLEKKFVRVSGEATIGHVEKFLRRKMGLDPACQISSVGITYWSGTKLYEKSDVQ; encoded by the exons ATGGACGAGGCTGAGACGGACGCCACGGAAAACAAGCGCGCCTCTGAGGCCAAGCGAGCCTCAGCCatgccgccgccaccaccacctccgCCTCCCATCTCTCCGCCTGCCCTCATCCCGGCACCCGCGGCCGGTGAGGAGGGCCCGGCGTCCCTGGGCCAGGCGGGCGCTGCCGGCTGCTCTCGCTCTCGGCCCCCGGCGTTGGAGCCCGAGCGCAGCCTGGGCCGCTTGAGAGGCCGCTTCGAGGACTACGATGAGGatttggaagaggaggaggagatggaggaggaagaggaggaggaggaagacatgaGCCACTTCTCTCTGCGTCTGGAGTCCGGACGGGCGGACtccgaggacgaggaggag CGCCTGATTAACCTTGTTGAGCTGACCCCGTACATCCTGTGTTCCATTTGCAAAGGTTACTTGATAGATGCAACTACCATTACAGAATGTCTTCATACCT TTTGTAAAAGCTGCATTGTGAGACATTTTTACTATAGTAACAGATGCCCCAAATGCAACATAGTTGTCCACCAGACTCAGCCTCTTTATAACATAAG gtTGGATCGGCAGTTACAAGACATAGTATACAAATTAGTGATCAATCTAGAGGAAA gagaaaaaaagcaaatgcATGACTTCTACAAAGAAAGAGGTCTGGAAGTCCCTAAGCCTG CTGCTCCACAGCCAGTCCCTTCAAGCAAAGGAAGAACCAAGAAGGTCCTAGAGTCAGTGTTTCGTATTCCACCTGAACTTGATATGTCTTTATTACTTGAGTTCATTGG tGCTAATGAAGACACCGGACATTTTAAg CATTCACTGAGATTTGAG cCATTGGAAAAGAAGTTTGTGCGTGTTTCAGGAGAAGCAACTATTGGGCATGTTGAAAaatttcttagaagaaaaatggGTCTTGATCCAGCTTGTCAG ATATCATCTGTGGGGATCACTTATTGGAGCGGTACCAAACTCTACGAGAAATCCGACGTGCAATAG